The Zingiber officinale cultivar Zhangliang chromosome 9A, Zo_v1.1, whole genome shotgun sequence genome window below encodes:
- the LOC122019533 gene encoding zinc finger MYM-type protein 1-like, translated as MIRDELGDAKFCILVDEAQDESKKEQMSLIFRFVNNSGFLVERFFEIVSVEDTTSANLKKSISDIFVQHNIQIHNMRRQGYDGASNMRGEWNGLQALFLRDCPYAYYVHCFAHRLQLTLVAAAKDVPSIWQFFSYLTSIVNFVTSSPKRLSDLQSAQQEEIAYMLAIGECESGTGANQIGTLHRPGATRWSSHYDSVRNLIDMYAATCKILGNLSENGPNGTIRGEACGLCNMITSFEFVFVLFLMEKILETTDILCQALQNKSQDIVNALKFVSTTKVILLKFREDGWDEFFVKVKVFCERHNIEMPDMSCGYKVNRYCQQRDHVTVEHHYHYNIFNAAIDFQVMELNCRFSEATMELLALCSALDPTDSFKKFNMGDICKLASKFYPADFSQQEIHALRVELEHYQLDIVCDHEFQQISTLSVLYREMIVTKKAESYVMIQRLIRLVLTLPVSTATAERAFSSMKFLKTARRNKMDDDLLSDCMILYIERQLSEKIDLESVIDEFYTLKSRRAQLK; from the coding sequence ATGATTCGAGATGAATTGGGAGATGCCAAgttttgtattcttgttgatgaagCTCAAGATGAATCTAAAAAAGAACAAATGTCTCTTATTTTCAGATTTGTTAATAATTCTGGATTTTTGGTGGAACGTTTCTTTGAGATTGTGAGTGTTGAGGACACAACATCAGCAAACCTTAAGAAATCAATTTCTGACATCTTTGTTCAACACAATATTCAAATCCACAACATGAGAAGACAAGGGTATGATGGTGCAAGTAATATGCGTGGTGAATGGAATGGACTTCAAGCATTATTTCTTAGAGACTGTCCATATGCCTATTATGTACATTGTTTTGCTCATCGTTTACAGTTAACATTGGTTGCAGCTGCTAAGGATGTGCCTTCTATTTGGCAATTCTTTTCTTATTTGACTTCCATTGTAAACTTCGTCACCTCGTCTCCTAAACGTCTTAGTGATTTACAATCTGCTCAACAAGAAGAGATTGCATATATGTTGGCTATTGGTGAGTGTGAATCTGGTACAGGAGCTAATCAAATTGGTACATTGCATAGACCTGGTGCTACTCGTTGGAGCTCTCATTATGATTCTGTTAGGAACTTGATAGACATGTATGCAGCAACTTGTAAGATCCTTGGAAATCTCAGTGAAAATGGGCCAAATGGTACAATACGTGGTGAAGCTTGTGGTTTATGCAACATGATTACGAGTTTTGAGTTTGTATTTGTGTTGTTTTTGATGGAAAAGATCTTAGAAACCACTGACATTCTTTGTCAAGCTCTACAAAATAAATCACAAGACATTGTGAATGCTTTAAAATTTGTCTCAACCACAAAAGTCATCCTTCTAAAATTTAGAGAAGATGGTTGGGATGAATTTTTTGTGAAAGTAAAGGTTTTTTGTGAACGACATAATATTGAGATGCCTGATATGAGCTGTGGTTATAAAGTTAATCGTTATTGTCAACAACGGGATCATGTTACAGTTGAGCATCACTATCACTATAATATTTTTAATGCTGCAATAGATTTTCAAGTGATGGAACTAAATTGTAGATTCAGTGAGGCAACAATGGAACTTCTTGCTCTTTGTTCAGCTTTGGATCCTActgattcatttaaaaaatttaatatgggCGATATTTGCAAGCTTGCATCAAAATTTTATCCGGCTGATTTTAGTCAACAAGAAATTCATGCTTTGAGAGTTGAATTGGAACACTATCAACTTGACATAGTTTGTGATCATGAGTTTCAACAAATTTCTACTCTTTCTGTATTATATAGAGAAATGATTGTGACTAAAAAGGCTGAGAGTTATGTTATGATTCAGAGATTGATTCGTCTTGTCTTAACTCTTCCTGTATCAACTGCAACTGCAGAGAGAGCCTTTTCATCCATGAAATTTCTCAAAACGGCACGTCGCAACAAGATGGATGATGATTTACTTTCTGATTGCATGATTCTCTACATAGAACGACAATTGTCTGAGAAAATAGACTTGGAATCAGTAATAGATGAGTTTTATACACTAAAATCTCGTCGAGCACAGCTTAAGTAG